One genomic window of Monodelphis domestica isolate mMonDom1 chromosome 1, mMonDom1.pri, whole genome shotgun sequence includes the following:
- the TIGD6 gene encoding tigger transposable element-derived protein 6, with amino-acid sequence MANKGNKKRRQFSLEEKMKVVEAVDSGKRKGDVAKEFGITPSTLSTFLKDRAKFEEKVREASVGPQRKRMRNALYDDIDKAVFAWFQEVHAKNILVSGSVIRKKALNLANMLGYDNFQASVGWLNRFRDRHGIALKAICREDNDKLMNGIGIDKVNEWHAGEIIKLIADYSPDDIFNADETGMFFQLLPQHTLTAKGDCCRGGKKARQRLTALFCCNASGTEKMKPLIVGKSATPRCFKNVHSLPCDYRANQRAWMTRDLFNEWLMKVDAKMKQAERRILMLIDNCSAHNMLPRLERIQVGYLPSNCTAVLQPLNLGVIQTMKVLYRSRLLKQIVLNLNNNEEKEKINIKQAIDMIAGAWWSVKQSTVVKCWQKAGIIPMEFTDTEPEDDDEPDIAIEKLWNSVAIATCVPNEITFQDFVTADNDLLISCELTDVEIVESMMTGTRPEESESEDDEGVSFLEQPKLTIAEAISSVEKLRQFLSTCTDVPEAVFGQLNGIDEYLMTSVTHTLVESKITDFLQAK; translated from the coding sequence ATGGCTAACAAGGGAAACAAAAAACGCCGGCAGTTttctttggaggaaaaaatgaaagtagtAGAAGCAGTGGATTCTGGCAAGCGAAAAGGAGATGTAGCAAAGGAATTTGGCATCACTCCTTCTACATTGTCCACATTCTTAAAAGATCGTGCTAAATTTGAAGAAAAGGTGAGGGAAGCATCTGTGGGACCACAACGAAAAAGAATGAGGAATGCACTCTACGATGACATCGACAAAGCTGTGTTTGCTTGGTTTCAAGAAGTTCATGCAAAAAACATTCTAGTGAGTGGATCAGTGATTCGAAAAAAAGCATTAAATTTGGCAAACATGCTAGGCTATGACAATTTTCAAGCAAGTGTTGGTTGGCTAAATAGATTTCGGGATCGTCATGGGATTGCTTTAAAAGCAATCTGCAGAGAGGATAATGATAAATTAATGAATGGTATAGGAATAGATAAGGTTAATGAGTGGCATGCTGGTGAAATTATAAAGCTTATTGCTGACTATAGCCCAGATGACATTTTTAATGCTGATGAAACTGgcatgtttttccagttgttgcCACAACATACACTTACTGCTAAAGGCGATTGTTGTAGAGGTGGTAAGAAAGCCAGACAACGATTGACTGCACTTTTTTGCTGTAATGCATCAGGAACTGAAAAAATGAAACCACTGATTGTTGGTAAATCAGCTACCCCACGATGCTTCAAGAATGTGCATTCACTTCCTTGTGATTACCGTGCCAACCAGCGGGCATGGATGACTCGAGATTTATTCAATGAATGGCTAATGAAAGTTGATGCAAAGATGAAACAAGCAGAACGAAGAATTCTCATGTTGATTGACAACTGTTCTGCCCACAACATGCTTCCACGTCTAGAAAGAATTCAAGTTGGCTATCTTCCATCAAACTGTACAGCTGTTTTACAGCCACTGAATCTTGGTGTAATTCAAACCATGAAAGTTTTATATAGGAGTCGCCTCTTGAAGCAGATTGTCCTCAACCTTAAcaataatgaagagaaagaaaaaatcaatattaaacaAGCTATTGACATGATAGCTGGTGCATGGTGGTCTGTTAAACAATCCACAGTAGTGAAGTGCTGGCAAAAAGCAGGTATAATTCCAATGGAATTTACTGATACTGAGCCAGAGGATGATGATGAACCAGACATAGCAATTGAAAAATTATGGAATTCAGTTGCTATTGCCACATGTGTTCCAAATGAGATTACTTTTCAGGACTTTGTAACTGCTGACAATGATTTACTTATATCTTGTGAATTAACAGATGTAGAGATTGTTGAAAGCATGATGACTGGTACAAGGCCTGAAGAAAGTGAAAGTGAGGATGATGAAGGTGTCTCTTTCCTGGAGCAGCCAAAACTAACCATTGCAGAAGCCATCTCGAGTGTAGAAAAACTCAGGCAATTCCTTTCTACATGTACAGATGTTCCTGAAGCAGTCTTTGGACAGTTAAATGGTATCGATGAATATTTAATGACAAGTGTAACACATACTCTTGTGGAGTCCAAAATTACAGATTTTCTCCAAGcaaaataa